tatcattAAACTGATAACAATTAGCAAAGTTATGGTGTCTTCTCCAACAAAATAAACTTGGCAATGAACAGATTGAACTTGGCAAATTAAACACTAAACAGAACAAAACTTGATAATCTCAAATTAAACCAGCAATGAACCAAACAAGCAATGAACAAGCAATAAACCATTATACCACCAAATTGAACTTGGCAATAAACAGCAATAAACCAAACAATAAACAAGCAAGGAACCAGCCCTAAACCAGCTATAAACTAAACAGAATTGGCACTTGATAATGTGAACAAGCAATGAACAAATTAAACCAGCAAGGCAGCAATAAACACTAAACAGAATTTGCAAATTGAACTTGGCAATGAACAGATTGAACTTGGCAAATTAAACACTAAACAGAACAAAACTTGATAATCTCAAATTAAACCAGCAATGAACCAAACAAGCAATGAACAAGCAATAAACCATTATACCACCAAATTGAACTTGGCAATAAACAGCAATAAACCAAACAATAAACAAGCAAGGAACCAGCCCTAAACCAGCTATAAACCAAACAGAATTGGCACTTGATAATGTGAACAAGCAATGAACAAATTAAACCAGCAAGGCAGCTATATAAACACTAAACAGATTTTGCAAATTGAACTTGGCAATGAACAAATTGAACTTGGCAAATTAAACACTAAACAGAACAAAACTTGATAATCTCAAATTAAACCAGCAATGAACAAGCAATAAACCTTTATACCAACAAATTGAACTTGGCAATAAACAGCAATAAACCAAACAATAAACAAGCAAGGAACCAGCCCTAAACCAGCTATAAACCAAACAGAATTGGCACTTGATAATGTGAACAAGCAATGAACAAATTAAACCAGCAAGGCAGCAATAAACACTAAACTTAATTTGAACTTggcaaattaaaaaattgaacttGCCAAATTAAACCCTAAACAGAACAAAACTTGATAATCTCAAATTAAACCAGCAATGAACCAAACAAGCAATGAACAAGCAATAAACCATTATACCACCAAATTGAACTTGGCAATAAACAGCAATAAACCAAACAATAAACAAGCAAGGAACCAGCCCTAAACCAGCTATAAACCAAACAGAATTGGCACTTGATAATGTGAACAAGCAATGAACAAATTAAACCAGCAAGGCAGCTATATAAACACTAAACAGATTTTGCAAATTGAACTTGGCAATGAACAAATTGAACTTGGCAAATTAAACACTAAACAGAACAAAACTTGATAATCTCAAATTAAACCAGCAAGGCAGCAATAAACACTAAACAGAATTTGCAAATTGAACTTGGCAAATTGAAAAATTAAACCAGCAAGGCAGCAAGGCAGCAATAAACACTAAACAGAATTTGCAAATTGAACTTGGCAAATGGCAATGAACAAATTAAACCAGCAAGGCAGCAAGGCAGCAATAAACACTAAATAGAATTTGCAAATTGAACTTGGCAATGAACAAATTAAACCAGCAAGGCAGCAAGGCAGCAATAAACACTAAATAGAATTTGCAAATTGAACTTGGCAATGAACAAATTAAACCAGCAAAGCAGCAATGAACAAATTAAACCAGCAAAGCAGCAATAAACACTAAACAGAATTTGCAAATTGAACTTGGCAATGAACAAATTAAACCAGCAAGGCAGCAATAAAGACTAAACAGAATTTGCAAATTGAACTTGGCAAATGGCAATGAACAAATTAAACCAGCAAGGCAGCAAGGCAGCAATAAACACTAAACAGAATTTGCAAATTGAACTTGGCAAATTGAAAAATTAAACCAGCAAGGCAGCAATAAACACTAAACAGAATTTGCAAATTGAACTTGGCAAATGGCAATGAACAAATTAAACCAGCAAGGCAGCAATAAACACTAAACAGAATTTGCAAATTGAACTTGGCAAATGGCAATGAACAAATTAAACCAGCAAGGCAGCAAGGCAGCAATAAACACTAAACAGAATTTGCAAATTGAACTTGGCAAATTGCAATGAACACCAGCAAGGCAGCAAGGCAGCAATAAACACTAAATAGAATTTGCAAATTGAACTTGGCAATGAACAAATTAAACCAGCAACCAGCAAGGGCAGCAATAAACACTAAACAGAATTTGCAAATTGAACTTGGCAATGAACAAATTAAACCAGCAAGGCAGCAAGGCAGCAATAAACACTAAACAGAATTTGCAAATTGAACTTGGCAATGAACAAATTAAACCAGCAAGGCAGCAATAAACACTAAACAGAATTTGCAAATTGAACTTGGCAATGAACAAATTAAACCAGCAAGGCAGCAATAAACACTAAACAGAATTTGCAAATTGAACTTGGCAATGAACAAATTAAACCAGCAAGGCAGCAATAAACACTAAACAGAATTTGCAAATTGAACTTGGCAATGAACAAATTAAACCAGCAAGGCAGCAAGGCAGCAATAAACACTAAACAGAATTTGCAAATTGAACTTGGCAAATGGCAATGAACAAATTAAACCAGCAAGGCAGCAAGGCAGCAATAAACACTAAACAGAATTTGCAAATTGAACTTGGCAAATGGCAATGAACAAATTAAACCAGCAAGGCAGCAAGGCAGCAATAAACACTAAACAGAATTTGCAAATTGAACTTGGCAAATGGCAATGAACAAATTAAACCAGCAAGGCAGCAAGGCAGCAATAAACACTAAACAGAATTTGCAAATTGAACTTGGCAAATGGCAATGAACAAATTAAACCAGCAAGGCAGCAAGGCAGCAATAAACACTAAACAGAATTTACAAATTGAACTTGGCAATGAACAAATTAAACCAGCAAGGCAGCAATAAACACTAAACAGAATTTGCAAATTGAACTTGGCAATGAACAAATTAAACCAGCAAGGCAGCAATAAACACTAAATAGAATTTGCAAATTGAAATTGGCAATGAACAAATTAAACCAGCAAGGCAGCAATAAACACTAAACAGAATTTGCAAATTGAACTTGGCAATGAACAAATTAAACCAGCAAGGCAGCAATAAACACTAAATAGAATTTGCAAATTGAACTTGGCAATGAACAAATTAAACCAGCAAGGCAGCAATAAACACTAAACAGAATTTGCAAATTGAACTtggcaaattaaaaaattaaaccaGCAAGGCAGCAATAAACACTAAACAGAATTTGCAAATTGAACTTGGCAAATTAAACACTAAACAGAACAAAACTTGATAATCTCAAATTAAACCAGCAAGGCAGCAATAAACACTAAACAGAATTTGCAAATTGAACTTggcaaattaaaaaattgaacttGCCAAATTAAACCCTAAACAGAACAAAACTTGATAATCTCAAATTAAACCAGCAAGGCAGCAATAAACACTAAACAGAATATGCAAATTGAACTTGGCAATGAACAAATTAAACCAGCAAGGCAGCAAGGCAGCAATAAACACTAAACAGAATTTGCAAATTGAACTTggcaaattaaaaaattgaacttGCCAAATTAAACCCTAAACAGAACAAAACTTGATAATCTCAAATTAAACCAGCAATGAACCAAACAAGCAATGAACCCAGAAACCAGAATTTTCAAATTGAACAAAGTCACAAACTGAACAAACTGAACATTGAACAATAACCATTAACCAGCAAGCACCAAGCAGCAATACCAACAACAAGGCAAGAATGCATCAGTAAAGTTTACCTGAATAGATGGCTCGGGCTCCATATGCACCTGAATCGGTGGCTGGGTGGGAGGCTTTCTGGGTGCAGGCGGCGAGGTCGGAGGTGGTGAGGTGACCCTACAGAACCCAGAAACGCTGCTGGGTGGAGGCTTTCTGGGTGGAGGCGGTGACGTCGGAGGTGGTGAGGTCGGAGGTCCTGTAGGTGGGTGGGTGACTGGGTCTTCGTGTTCGCGGTGGGTGGGTGACTGCTACCTTCGACTTCGAGTATCAAGGAGACAAGGACAATGAGTGAAGAAGGTTGGTGACTGCTGGCCGTTTGGGTGCGTGGGTGCGTGGGTGGTGGCTCCGATCTGGGGTTTAGGCGGCGGGGTTAGGTTTCCATGGGGGGAGCCGGGGAAGGGAGGGACTCGCGCAGCTGTGCCTGTAAGTGTAACGCGTTTGGGGGGGTGGGGGTATGGGGTAGTTTTAATTTTAGGGTTTTCTGAAgaaccggttcggttcggttcggttcggttagggTTTTGGTGGCAagaaccgaaaaccgaaccgaaccgcaaaAAAACCGCAAAACatcattttttcggttttttcgatTTTCGGTTAATTCGGttttcggttttttcggttcggtctatcggtttagttcggtccggatcggttttgaacacccctactcCAAACAAAGGTTGGGagatttattctcataataagGGTCTAACAATTAATTGGAGATGTTTAATAAGTGATTTTATTAACCCATTTtatgtgtgaacatgagctactggataTTCAACGCTTATTCCGTTAGCCATACAATAATCATCAAAGGCTTGTGAAGCagtattatcaagacgaattgctttgattgtaTTTTCTAAAAACTgtatttttaattgaataatttgagcaagtaatctcccaaacgccaggttgcgagaagacaataagcacacatgtgaccatctcgaagatgcatcTATTAGGactataaaatatctaaaatatcCACATGgtagatgaataggtccacatatatcgccttgaatactttttaggaattcaggggactcaaatccaatttttactggagatggccttaaaattagctttccttgagaacatgcagcacaacaaaattcattagatttaagaatcttctagttctttagtgaatgtccatgggaattttcaataattctctgcatcatggttgttctcggatgacccaatcgatcatgccaagttatgaattcatttgggttagtaaacttctggtttacaatggcatgtgattcaattacactaattttagtataatataacccaaATGAAAGTCAagataacttttctaatataacctttttatttgaatcgTAAGCTGTGATACATAAGTATTCATGATTTTTcttattcattgtttcaatatgatatccatttcaaCGAATATTTTcaaaactcaacaagtttcttagagatttggtagacaatagtgcattatttattatgaaatttGTTCCTCTAGAAAACataattatagctcttccggagccttctatcacattacctgagccaataatagtattaacatattttttttggcacaaaatgagtaaaatatatattacttttaagaATGGTTTgggaacttgcactatccgcaaggcaaatatcttcccTATATGTTCTTGTCATTTTTTTCAAAgacaagtaataataataaaataagtaaaaataTATGCGcagtaaaattattttcttgattgAAATTGTTTTTCTAAGAAGTATTGTATATAGtattatatactaaaaattttattattattattattttagaacttgacacatttattaattttaaaattcataaacataaatatattttttacattatttatttacataagtaccgaactcaaatatcaaaattttccatcattgatcagatgaccaatatttccttcaggatcctcaaaggagtcagatacttcataatgagtggtgtaattttcagcaacattctttgaaacaaaatttgtctcATTTTCTTTGTCATCTTTTTTCAAAGatacttgataaagatcgacAATGTGTCTTGGGGTATGACAGGTACGCGACCAatgaccctttccaccacaacgaaaATATTTATcctttgttgatttattttgacaattatttctttctttatcccacttctagtGAGATCCTTccttgtgaacataatttttcttcttaccataatttttcttgttaccaaaaccttatcatttacctcttctggagtAATGATTTACTGCATTTACTTCAGAAAATGGGGCAGCGCCAACTgagcgcgcttcatgattttttaaaagtaactcATTGTTGTGTTCAGCAACaaaaaggcaagaaattaactcaaaatatttttaaattctttttctcgatcCTGCTGTtataggagcacattcgaggcatgaaaGGTCGAGaaattttctctaacatgtcattatcagttatcttttttccacataatttcattcgtgaggtaatTCGGAACATTactgaattatattcatttatggatttaaaatcatgTAGACGTAAGTGCGTTTACTCATATCGAGATTGAGgaagtatcactatcttttgatgattatacttTTTTTCAAGGTTTTTTCACAGATCTGTAGGATTTTTTAGTGTGAGATATTTATTTTACAATCCATCACCAAAATGACGACGAAAAAAGATCATGGCTTTGTctttatccttttgggatgcAATATTtttagccttaatggtatcttctAGATTCAtcgaatcaagatggatttcggCATCTAGTATCTATGATAAGTAGTTGTTTCCAGATATACCAAGagtattaaattcaagatgagagagtttcgacataatgaaaatttattacctgaatcttcctaaattttgatcagagttcgtgctgataacgtgttgtgaaataaataaataatgaagagaaaatagatataaaataatgaaatataaatagaaaaatctaGTATTAATATTCGTCAATATAATTATTTCAATATAATAGAGATGattcatatatttatttaatatatgtaATAACGTAAAAAGAGAGAAGAGTATTATTAGTGTATAAAAAAAGATAAGAGTATTatagtaaagaaaaagaaagaggaatATTTATTATTGGTGTATTATTTCTGAGCTTTCTTTCACTATTTATATACATACGAAGGACACTCTTTTTAACTATATTAAATGCAATCACTCTTGATAAACTGAGTTTAAATCTCATAAAAAATAGACATCTATCTCGTTTATTTTTATtacaacaaaaaatatttttatttcaatacTTCAGCTAAAAGAATATAATGTTCTAtgggaaaaaaattgaaaaaagtatCATTTTAGAagggaaaaaaatatatatggtcaTTGTAATTATTTGAAACAATAAGATCGCAGACTACGAAATATTTACAGaaatttttagtttaataatcTCTATTCATTCTGGTTTCTAAACGAAAACTTCTGTTGGAATATTACTCTCCCAAAAATGTCAAGAAAATCCTTATATTTCTCAcatcattcaaaaaaaaattatctgaTATGCCATGTACTTTTTTGGAcgcaaattaattttattatgaaGGCAACGTTAGTGTAGAACGCGGATATGGAGAGGAGGGAAGTTTTATCGGGCTGTGGTGTTAGGGACACAGTAATTGGATCCTGCGAGTTGTTGATAGGAACTTAGACTCTCCGATttcttgtaaattaaaaaaaatttctcatAAGCACAAATCGGACCCAGGGACTAGTATAACCAAATAAAAAAAACCCAACAAAGAAAACGGACCATCCGTTTTGGTGAGGACATATCGCACGGTCCGATTTGTTCTAGGTGAATTTCGTATACTACACGCAAAACAGACCCTCCGATTTGcttacaaaattttcaaaacaaagaaTTCGGAGGATCCGATTTCTTCCTACCAAAACTAAGCCAAAAGCTGTCCCACATTTCGGTGTAGCACCCCATCATTCCATAACCCGACACAATACATGCCCCTCCTCCATAACCAAAAAAATTAGCCTTTTTTGGAACTTTAATGTTTTTTTGCGCGATTAAGttatcaataaatttttttgtcTTGTAACTCCCCATAAAATGACGAATATAACcctctaataaaaaaaaagataaattaatttTAGCTAattcttttataataaaaatgtTAGCAACTATCATGCTTTATAAGATATTAATGGGTCAATTTTTTTAGTGAATGGATTAggtgtaaaaatattttttagaatcAAAATTTTCTAAAGGGAAAAGTTCAATGTTTTAAGTCAActattaatttataatttgataAACATatcaattaatttattataaaagaTGAACCGATTAAGATGACCGATAAAAAAAGAATCACTTTTAAAATTGTTCGGTAGGTCGGATACCGGACGGGTTGGGTTGATATCCTGATCGAGGAAGGGGAAAGCGTCTGGTCGCACGTCTTCAGGCTGAGGGTAGGCGAGGTCCCGAGTTCTTCGAATGTAgtagggggtgtcacctgcaaagacactccgacgctcaagtcagtgaaGTGTGCAGGCGAGTAGAAATTGagtggtatgtgacgtaccttggggaaaGGACATGACCTTCCCTATATATAccatgtcagaggtgggcccatcaaggacaggcccaccttcCCTGATGCTCTCTCCTCACAGCTGTAGTGtagctgtcagggacgcgtgtccgggtcggcgaCAGAGCGTCTCCTACCCGACCATCCGGGTCGGGCCGGCCCGCTAgcagtttgggccaggccgtaacagtgcccccgacgcgccGGTAACGACCGTGAGGATCGTTGATGGCATGTCATCTCTCCTTTTGTACGTTGTTGCCAGGTCGGCCGTCCGTGGGGGGAACGTGCCTCTTGCGCGCGTGTCTGTTCATTGTTGGAACGACCGCTTGTCGCCTCGTTCTTCGCGCGGGgtatttaatgctcataatgggctAGAAAACCCTGTGTGCAAAGACTATTTTGCCCCCAGGTCTTTCGCGCTTCCTGGGTGGCAGTTTTAAACAGTTTTACTCTGATTTTTCCCTTTTCACTCTTGCTCCTACTATCTCCCTGCTATCTCCCTCTTTTTTACTCAAAAAATCTCAGAGCGTCATCCTAGCATCCTCGTGCATCTTTCCTTCTTCCTTTCAGTTTTCGCAACCAATTCAGGTAATCCTTGATCCTTTCTCTTTTCTGCTTCATCGTTGTATGTTTGTTGCTTGCATTTGCTCCGTATTCTTGCGGCTGTATGAGATTAATTTTCACTCCCCCCGGGTTGCCGACTGGATTTAgttttacaaagccatgttcacccaggtggGCGTTCGCATACCGTTCTCCGACTTCCAGATGGCGCTTCTTAATCGGATATCCGTGTCACCGTCGCAACTtcatccgaacagttgggcttctatccactgtttcgagatggtgtgtgaatatctcgagctgccgGTGTCTGTGGacgtctttctctttttcttcaaccttaccaaccctTCCAAGGAGGGGAAAGTGAGGAAAGGGTTCTTATCTTTCCGATCTGCTCAGGGTCGGAGGATATTTggcttgttcgaggactcttatcATGGGTTCAAGGACAAGTATTTCAAGGTTCATCCCGTCAAAGGTCGTCATCCCTTTTGGTTGTCGTTGGAGggggaacgcctcatcccgacgtaTTGGAGCTTCGGGGCGGGGTCCAACACCTTCATTAAGGTGACCTATAAGAGGATGTCCGCCATAAATAAGAGAATTGCCGACGTGTTGTGGGCGGTCTTTGgaaagaaccccgtgaacccccacctccttatgggtgaacgggaggtcACCAAAAATTATATTTGTGAGCTATTTTGTCTTACTTTTGTgttgtttatcttttaatttgttATCGCCAACTTCACGACTGACGTATTTGTTTGTCTGTtgcagtggagatgtctgcttTGGTAACCGGGCTCGAAAGTTTGGTCAGGACCTTCTTGGAGGATAGCGACGAGGAGAAGGCTGACGAGAAGGTTCTCGGGAAGCTGGAAAACCCTACCGAGGGAAAGAAGGATCAAGCTGTACCTTCGCCTCGGGACACTAAGATGTCCGACAAGAATTCTGCCGGGATGCAGTCTTCCCCTATTCACGAGGAGACGGCCGGTATTGGGCAGTCGTCCTCTACCCATCGGGAGTATGATGATCTGAAGCTTGTCCCTACCCCTAAGAGGCAAATGGCATCCTCCAACCCGGAAGGAACTCTCACTGTGATGGAGAGGAATTTCGACGCTGGGGCCTTTATTAACAATCAGCTGATTCCCGGTACGGAGGATCACTTTCTCAGTACTGAACTCGCgaggcaggcgaggtggatgtaaaGCACTCTTCTCCGCGGAGCGGTGATAGCTTGGAAGGCCGAGTTTGAGTTGTTGGGCATGCAGGCATTGCGAAGGAAGCTCGATACTGCTGCCCAGGCCAACAACGAATTCAAGGCCCAGGTCGAAACGCTTCAGGAACAACTGTCCGCCGCCGAGAAGGGGCGCAAGGATGCCGAGGAGAAGGCTGCGTCctttgaagaaaaaaatgaaagtcTCCGATGCCACCGTCTCCCATTtaaccgagcgggagatgactctAGAGAGCCAGCTTAACGCCGCGCAAGATCGGGTGGTCGCTATGGAGAAGGAGCGTGACACGGTCGTCTCGTTGACTGAGGCTGCGCGAGCTGAGGTCGAAGAGTTGAAAAGGAAACATAGGGCGGTCAGGGAGCAGGGAAAGAACGCGATCTTTATGACCGAAGAGGCTCTCaaggcccaggtgaagatcgtggtCCCAGACTTCGACACGTAGGCTATTGGGGTCTTCAAAACAATTCAGGACGgcaagattgttgacatgccCCGAAAGTGAACTCTTGTAACTTGCTTTTATGTGGATTTGTAGAACACTTGTTGAGACCGTTTTCTTTCGTTATACTTAAGTGGTCGCCTGGTCGGCTTATAATTATCGCCTTTATCCTGTTTAGTAGTACTTTTGTTTTGTTACCGTTTTTTCGGTGTGAACTTATTGCTTGTGTCCGTTTTGCCGTTTGTGTTGGTAACTTGGTTAAAACCGTTTTGGTCTTATTATCGCGGCCGTTTGTTATGGCTATGATTCAATTGGCTCCcgaggtgatcagtcccgggttgcCGTTGAAGAACGCGATGGCGTGGGATACATATTGGGGAATGGTAGATGGGAGAATTTAGACAagtaaacattaattgttagctaAACAGGTTTATGAACATAGTAGGTGCTTAATAAAAGTAAATCACTGGAAATTAAAAGGTTATCTAGCTCGTCAGACCGCTTAACCGGTGTACCCAAGCTAAGAATAGAATCTCCTCAGGTTACCTGCATTCCATGTTCTCGGGATTTTTTTTGCCGTCGAGTCTCTCCAATTTGTAGGCGCCTTTGCCAAGCACTTCTCTgattctgtagggaccttcccagtttgccgccagctttccttctcctggggttGGTAGCCCGACGTCGTTTCGTCGCAGGACGAGGTCTCTTTCCTCAAACTTCCTTCTGAGGACCTTGGTATTGTAATGTAGGGCTATTCATTGTTTCAGTGCTACCTCCGACAAGTGGGCCATCTCTTTGGCCTCGTCCACCAGGTCTTTCTCCACCGCTTCTTCTACTCCCGTCAGAAGTAGTCGCGGGCTCGGTTCGCCAATCTCCACAGGTATTACcgcgtcgaccccgtatgttaggcgaaagGAGGTTTTCCCTGTGGAGCTTTGCTCGGTTGTTcggtaggaccagaggaccgaGGCGAGCTCGTCAGCCCATGCGCCTTTTTTGCTATCTAAACGCTTCTTGAGGCCTAGCAGGATGACTTTATTTGCGGACTCCACTTGTCCATTTGTCTGAGGATGTTCAACCGAGGAGAACTTCTGTTTTATCCCCAAGCCGGTGAGAAACTCTACAAACTTCTTGTCAGTGAACTGTGTCCCGTTATCTGAAATGATGATTTTCGGGATGCCGAAccgggttatcacctgcctccacatgaactttctacaattggatgaggatatgctggccaacggttcagcctctatccatttggtgtagtagtcgatggcaaCTATGAGGTACTTGACTTGCCCTGG
The DNA window shown above is from Arachis ipaensis cultivar K30076 chromosome B08, Araip1.1, whole genome shotgun sequence and carries:
- the LOC107611478 gene encoding uncharacterized protein K02A2.6-like, encoding MWRQVITRFGIPKIIISDNGTQFTDKKFVEFLTGLGIKQKFSSVEHPQTNGQVESANKVILLGLKKRLDSKKGAWADELASVLWSYRTTEQSSTGKTSFRLTYGVDAVIPVEIGEPSPRLLLTGVEEAVEKDLVDEAKEMAHLSEVALKQ